TATGCCCAACACCTTCTTCACGTTCACTTAAAAACCACACTTCTAATATTTGGTTTGATTTACTTTTTTCAAAATCACTTTATTTTTCAAAAGTTAAAAATCCAATAGCTTTAAGAGCATTTGCAGAAAGTGTTCAAAATCCAGGTATGTATCAGGATATTCACCTCGAAAAATATCTGACCGTTTCTAAAGATAATTTCAAAGCTGTTGTTGGAGCGGGTCATTTTATTACCACTTACAGAAAAGAAGTTTTTGACAACAACGGTATTAAATATTCAAATTTTATGCTTGGTGGAGATAGTGAAGCAAAATTACTCGATCTTCCGGTTGTAGAAAAAGGAATGTGGAGACTGTCGACAGAAGATAATTTTGCATATCATTTAGGAAATGTAGCAGAAGAATGGATGAAAGAAACTCTATCGGCATTAGATCAAAACAAGTTCTTTATTGATAAACCAATTATTTTGAAAAAAATCAGATTTTCGAAATTTGAACTTTTTATAAAAAATAAAATATTCTCAAGAATTATAATGCAGAAGAAAATCTGGGAATATTGTATTAAATGGAAAGGACTTTCAAATGAGGAAGCAATTAAATACAAATAAATGATGAATGATTCAGTAGAGGTTATATTGATTTCACGGGAGCCGCTTCCTTATCCCGGAATGGGAAGCTGGACAACATTATATAATTATTATTTGGAAAAAAATCATAAAATAAATTATGTTATTTGCCCTAAACCAGAAAAAAATAATAATTCTGTACAATATAGTTTTGTT
This portion of the Flavobacterium gelatinilyticum genome encodes:
- a CDS encoding glycosyltransferase family A protein; translation: MRVGYNPNKDKKQEPNDFFHQVVIPVYIPDSEGYFKDSLKILKYCIESLFKTIHPKTYITVVNNGSCTEVVDYLTNLQKTGKIHELINTSNIGKLNAIIKGISGHDFSLITISDCDVLFLNDWQKETYNVFEQFPKTGAVCPTPSSRSLKNHTSNIWFDLLFSKSLYFSKVKNPIALRAFAESVQNPGMYQDIHLEKYLTVSKDNFKAVVGAGHFITTYRKEVFDNNGIKYSNFMLGGDSEAKLLDLPVVEKGMWRLSTEDNFAYHLGNVAEEWMKETLSALDQNKFFIDKPIILKKIRFSKFELFIKNKIFSRIIMQKKIWEYCIKWKGLSNEEAIKYK